One genomic segment of Mangifera indica cultivar Alphonso chromosome 6, CATAS_Mindica_2.1, whole genome shotgun sequence includes these proteins:
- the LOC123218716 gene encoding oligopeptide transporter 3, with product MASKNEADREKENQNTVEEDENVPIEEVALSVPVTDDPKMPVMTFRAWFLGLTSCTLLIFLNTFFTYRTQPLTISAILMQISVLPIGKFMARTLPTREMSILGWRFSLNPGPFNMKEHVIITVFANCGVSYGGGDAYSIGAITVMKGFYKQSLNFLCALLIVLTTQILGYGWAGMLRRYLVDPVEMWWPSNLAQVSLFRALHEKEPNSKGLTKMKFFLIAFVASFVYYAFPGYIFPILTFFSWVCWAWPHSITAQQIGSGYHGLGIGAFTLDWAGISAYHGSPLVTPWSSILNVGVGFVMFIYIIVPLCYWKYDTFDARKFPIFSNKLFTSAGKEYETTKILTPQYELNIPAYDSYGKLYLSPLFALSIGSGFARFTATLTHVALFHGSDILKQSRSAMKNVKLDIHARLMKSYKRVPQWWFCILLIGSIALSLLMSFVWKDEVQLPWWGMLFAFALAWIVTLPIGVIQATTNQQPGYDIIAQFMIGYVLPGKPIANLLFKIYGRISTVHALSFLSDLKLGHYMKIPPRCMYTAQLVGTFVAGAVNLAVAWWMLENIENICDVDSLHPDSPWTCPKYKVTFDASVIWGLIGPERLFGPGGMYRNLVWLFLIGAILPVPVWVLSKIYPEKKWIPLINIPVISYGFAGMPPATPTNIASWLVTGMIFNYFMFQYHKRWWQKYNYVLSAALDAGTAFMGVLLFFAFQNEGINLKWWGTHVDHCPLATCPTAPGIAVKGCPIFK from the exons ATGGCGTCGAAGAATGAGGCtgatagagagaaagaaaaccaGAACACtgtagaagaagatgaaaatgttCCTATTGAGGAGGTGGCTTTATCTGTTCCCGTAACCGACGACCCAAAAATGCCAGTGATGACTTTTCGTGCATGGTTTCTGGGTTTGACTTCGTGCACCTTGCTAATCTTCCTCAACACGTTCTTCACCTACCGAACGCAGCCGCTTACCATTTCTGCCATCCTCATGCAGATTTCCGTGCTCCCAATTGGGAAATTCATGGCCAGAACTCTCCCCACGAGGGAGATGAGCATTCTCGGTTGGAGGTTCAGTCTGAATCCGGGTCCTTTCAACATGAAAGAGCATGTTATCATCACCGTCTTTGCCAACTGTGGAGTGTCCTATGGTGGTGGTGATGCTTACTCCATTGGTGCCATCACTGTCATGAAGGGTTTCTATAAGCAAAGCTTGAACTTTCTTTGTGCTCTCCTCATCGTCTTGACCACGCag ATATTGGGATATGGGTGGGCGGGGATGCTGAGGAGGTACTTGGTGGATCCTGTTGAGATGTGGTGGCCTTCGAATCTTGCTCAGGTTTCTCTATTCAG AGCACTACATGAGAAGGAACCGAATAGTAAAGGCCTAACCAAGATGAAGTTTTTCCTTATTGCATTTGTGGCAAGCTTTGTTTATTATGCATTTCCTGGCTACATCTTCCCAATTTTAACATTCTTCTCATGGGTGTGTTGGGCATGGCCTCACAGTATAACAGCTCAACAAATAGGTTCTGGTTACCATGGACTTGGTATCGGTGCCTTTACACTTGACTGGGCAGGTATTTCAGCTTATCATGGCAGTCCTCTAGTAACACCCTGGAGTTCAATTCTCAATGTTGGGGTTGGATTCGTGATGTTCATCTACATAATTGTCCCATTGTGTTACTGGAAGTATGACACCTTCGATGCTCGAAAATTCCCCATATTTTCTAACAAGTTGTTCACTTCTGCTGGGAAAGAATATGAAACCACCAAGATTTTGACCCCTCAGTATGAACTCAATATTCCAGCTTATGATAGTTATGGGAAGCTCTATCTCAGTCCTCTGTTTGCTCTGTCAATTGGATCAGGGTTTGCAAGGTTTACTGCCACCCTCACTCACGTTGCACTCTTTCATGGAAG TGATATTCTGAAGCAGAGCCGATCAGCAATGAAGAATGTAAAATTGGACATCCATGCAAGACTGATGAAAAGTTACAAACGAGTGCCTCAGTGGTGGTTCTGCATTCTGTTAATAGGAAGCATTGCACTTTCCCTTTTAATGTCTTTTGTGTGGAAAGATGAAGTGCAGCTGCCATGGTGGGGCATGCTCTTTGCCTTTGCTTTGGCTTGGATTGTCACCCTTCCAATTGGTGTCATTCAAGCCACTACAAACCAG CAACCTGGATATGACATTATTGCACAATTCATGATTGGGTATGTTCTACCAGGAAAACCAATTGCCAATCTTCTTTTCAAGATTTACGGTCGTATCAGCACAGTCCATGCTCTATCTTTCTTATCTGATCTTAAACTTGGACACTACATGAAAATTCCTCCACGGTGCATGTACACAGCTCAG TTGGTGGGAACTTTTGTTGCAGGTGCAGTCAATCTTGCAGTTGCGTGGTGGATGCTGGAGAATATTGAGAACATTTGTGATGTTGATTCATTGCATCCTGACAGCCCGTGGACTTGCCCCAAGTACAAAGTAACCTTTGATGCTTCTGTTATCTGGGGACTGATTGGACCGGAGCGGCTGTTTGGACCTGGAGGTATGTACCGGAACTTGGTATGGTTATTCCTCATTGGAGCAATCTTGCCAGTTCCTGTCTGGGTATTGAGCAAAATTTACCCGGAGAAGAAATGGATTCCCTTGATAAACATCCCTGTTATATCTTATGGATTTGCTGGAATGCCACCGGCAACTCCCACCAACATAGCAAGCTGGCTTGTCACAGGAATGATCTTCAACTATTTCATGTTCCAATACCACAAGCGCTGGTGGCAGAAGTACAACTATGTTCTGTCAGCTGCACTGGATGCAGGAACAGCATTTATGGGTGTTCTGTTGTTCTTTGCTTTTCAAAACGAGGgtataaatttgaaatggtGGGGCACTCATGTTGATCATTGTCCTCTGGCGACATGTCCAACTGCTCCTGGAATTGCTGTTAAAGGATGTCCAATTTTTAAGTAG
- the LOC123218581 gene encoding extensin-like, with protein MAEPTIMELKVVDLQCCKCRKKVKKLLCKFPEIRDQVYDEKQNTVTITVVSSCPERLMQKIRCKGCKAIKSIEIKPKKKEQEKGKPEDTPGNPKDTPGNPKDTPAKDKNPTEKHCEPCCKQTPSPPCCKQTPSPPCCKQTPSPPCCKQTPSPPCCKPTPSPPCCKPTPSPPCKPPPSPPCKPHCEPPPPARCYSPCCPSYPKPCYPPCYLICPTPYYPPCYPNYCSYCCGPCHCGNPSFCPVM; from the exons ATGGCAGAG CCTACGATAATGGAGCTGAAAGTTGTTGACCTGCAGTGTTGTAAGTGTCGCAAGAAAGTGAAGAAACTTCTCTGTAAATTTCCCG AGATACGAGACCAAGTTTACGACGAGAAGCAAAACACAGTGACGATAACAGTGGTGAGCTCCTGTCCTGAAAGACTCATGCAAAAGATACGCTGCAAAGGCTGTAAAGCAATCAAGAGTATCGAAATCAAGCCCAAGAAGAAGGAACAAGAAAAGGGCAAGCCTGAGGATACTCCGGGAAATCCTAAGGATACTCCGGGAAATCCTAAGGATACTCCGGCGAAGGACAAGAATCCAACAGAAAAACACTGCGAGCCATGCTGCAAGCAGACTCCTTCACCACCATGCTGCAAGCAGACTCCTTCACCACCATGCTGCAAGCAGACTCCTTCACCACCATGCTGCAAGCAGACTCCTTCACCACCATGCTGCAAGCCTACTCCTTCACCACCATGCTGCAAGCCTACTCCTTCACCACCATGCAAGCCTCCTCCTTCACCACCATGCAAGCCACACTGCGAGCCTCCTCCACCAGCACGCTGTTACTCACCTTGCTGCCCGAGTTACCCCAAACCCTGTTACCCACCTTGCTACCTGATTTGCCCTACACCCTATTACCCACCTTGCTACCCGAATTACTGTAGCTACTGTTGCGGACCGTGTCATTGCGGAAATCCTTCATTTTGCCCAGTTATGTAA
- the LOC123218439 gene encoding heavy metal-associated isoprenylated plant protein 7-like, protein MGEEKKEEEVKKKEKEENKDEKKEEEKKEEETPEIVLKVDMHCQACARKVARALKGFEGVEEVSADSKASKVVVKGKGADPIKVCQRLQKKSGRKVELISPLPDPPEEKKEAPKEAKEEPPVTATVVLNVPMHCEACAQVLQKRIRKIKGVESVETNLANGHAIVKGVVDPAKLVDDVYKKTRKPVSIVKNEEKKEAEKKEEEKDGEKKDDGGGEEAGKGEDEKKLEIKRSEYWMSKYYLEYAYYDPPPDQLFSDENPNACFIM, encoded by the exons ATGGGTGAG GagaagaaggaggaggaggtgaagaagaaggagaaagagGAAAACAAGGACgaaaagaaggaagaagagaagaaagaagaagagactcCAGAGATTGTGCTCAAAGTTGACATGCATTGTCAAGCTTGTGCTCGCAAAGTTGCAAGAGCCTTGAAGGGATTCgaag GAGTGGAGGAGGTGAGTGCAGATAGCAAGGCGAGTAAAGTGGTGGTGAAAGGCAAAGGAGCAGACCCCATTAAGGTTTGTCAAAGATTACAAAAGAAAAGTGGTAGAAAAGTTGAGCTAATTTCGCCTTTGCCTGACCCTCcagaggagaaaaaggaagcACCAAAAGAAGCCAAAGAAGAG CCTCCAGTTACTGCAACAGTTGTGTTGAATGTTCCAATGCATTGTGAAGCTTGTGCTCAAGTCTTACAGAAGcgtataagaaaaattaaag GTGTTGAGTCAGTGGAAACCAACCTTGCCAATGGACATGCAATTGTAAAAGGTGTAGTTGATCCAGCAAAGCTGGTGGATGATGTGTACAAGAAGACCAGGAAGCCAGTTTCCATTGTGAAGAATGAGGAGAAGAAGGAGGCAGAGAAGAAAGAGGAGGAGAAAGACGGTGAAAAGAAAGACGATGGCGGGGGTGAGGAGGCCGGGAAAGGAGAGGATGAGAAGAAGCTTGAGATCAAGAGAAGTGAGTATTGGATGTCCAAGTACTATCTGGAGTATGCTTATTATGATCCTCCTCCTGATCAATTGTTTAGTGATGAGAATCCAAATGCATGCTTCATAATGTAA
- the LOC123218834 gene encoding uncharacterized protein LOC123218834: MSYNRGWFLIIVILFFVFCLQTSTVKDQLNVNGNLLYQLSTREELVQMAGYGEEKLSTVLVIGTLLYEACLHGDDQLRSWPISVMTDEYGDFMTDLPHAIPHLEKSCSVKVLRVPRNLLCKPTYINRHTGLTLSSVGSGIRTYATKGMRFLHLTLKPLQTCKSKSSDKGIGIWHHGS, from the exons ATGAGCTACAATCGCGGCTGGTTCTTGATCATAGTGATATTGTTCTTTGTGTTCTGTCTTCAAACTTCGACGGTTAAAGATCAGTTGAACGTTAATGGCAACCTGTTATATCAGCTATCAACGAGAGAGGAGTTGGTGCAAATGGCAGGATATGGAGAGGAGAAGCTATCAACGGTGCTGGTTATAGGCACTCTTCTCTATGAAGCTTGTTTGCATGGCGATGATCAACTTCGTTCATGGCCAATATCAG TTATGACCGATGAATATGGAGATTTCATGACTGATCTTCCTCATGCCATTCCTCACTTGGAAAAGTCATGTTCAGTTAAAGTTCTTCGCGTACCCAGGAACTTACTCTGCAAACCAACTTATATCAACAGACACACAGGATTAACACTGTCATCAGTTGGCAGTGGCATTCGAACCTATGCAACCAAAGGAATGAGGTTCTTGCATTTGACATTGAAACCTTTACAAACATGTAAGAGTAAAAGCAGTGACAAGGGGATTGGGATATGGCACCATGGCTCATAG
- the LOC123218717 gene encoding SNF1-related protein kinase regulatory subunit beta-2-like: protein MGNVNGREDGSSSPSGVEGGESNISVQEEGMGAPDGSMGQSPPHSPRATHSPLLFTPQVPVAPLQRPDEMHIPSHSWMQNSSCYEDVSNEIGIPTMITWSYDGQEVAVEGSWDNWKTRIPLQRSGKDFTIMKVMPSGVYQYRFLVDGQWRYAPDLPWAQDDVGNSYNILDLQEYVPEVLESISSFEPPQSPEMSYNNLQLTADDFAKEPPLVPPHMQMTLLNVPASHMEIPPALARPQHVILNHLYMQKGKNGPSVVALGSTHRFLAKYVSVVLYKSMQR, encoded by the exons atgggaAATGTGAATGGAAGAGAAGATGGAAGTAGTAGCCCATCTGGGGTTGAAGGAGGTGAAAGTAATATCAGTGTTCAAGAAGAGGGCATGGGTGCCCCTGACGGTTCGATGGGTCAGTCGCCTCCTCATAGCCCCAGAGCCACCCATTCCCCTCTCTTGTTCACTCCTCAG GTTCCAGTAGCTCCATTGCAAAGACCAGATGAAATGCACATTCCAAGTCATTCATGGATGCAAAACAGTTCATGTTATGAAGACGTCAGCAATGAGATTGGAATACCAACAATGATTACATGGAGTTATGATGGCCAGGAAGTAGCAGTGGAGGGATCATGGGATAACTGGAAGACAAG AATTCCCTTGCAGAGATCAGGAAAAGACTTCACTATTATGAAAGTGATGCCATCAGGTGTTTATCAGTACAGGTTTCTTGTTGATGGCCAGTGGAGGTATGCCCCTGACCTGCCCTGGGCTCAAGATGATGTAGGCAATTCTTACAACATCTTAGACTTGCAg GAGTATGTTCCTGAAGTCCTTGAAAGCATATCTAGTTTTGAACCCCCTCAGTCTCCTGAGATGAGCTATAACAACTTGCAACTCACTGCTGATGATTTTGCAAAGGAGCCACCTCTGGTTCCACCGCACATGCAAATGACACTGCTCAATGTGCCAGCATCCCACATGGAGATTCCACCTGCTCTAGCAAGACCTCAGCATGTGATCCTTAATCATCTTTATATGCAAAAGGGTAAGAATGGTCCATCTGTGGTGGCACTTGGTTCAACTCATCGATTTTTAGCCAAGTATGTGTCGGTGGTGCTGTATAAGTCTATGCAGAGGTAA
- the LOC123218835 gene encoding uncharacterized protein LOC123218835, protein MSLKSQKRKLTAPAPEPAPGPAEPPKQDKRKVTFADPPKPAAEAPERLPCSPPAAYPNPVVMCCRECYERSGGGPCYQVGGEYGRRRYYDGYYERPVYDSRGGGDCYRVDRWDYFSDENPNAACTIMQKVKVVEA, encoded by the coding sequence ATGAGCCTGAAAAGCCAAAAGAGAAAACTAACAGCCCCTGCGCCTGAGCCTGCTCCAGGGCCTGCAGAGCCGCCAAAACAAGACAAGCGTAAGGTTACTTTTGCTGACCCACCAAAACCGGCAGCCGAGGCGCCTGAACGGTTGCCGTGCTCCCCACCGGCAGCTTATCCGAACCCAGTTGTAATGTGTTGCAGGGAATGCTACGAGAGAAGCGGAGGGGGGCCATGTTACCAAGTAGGCGGCGAGTATGGAAGGCGAAGATATTATGATGGATATTACGAAAGGCCAGTGTATGATAGCCGGGGTGGCGGCGATTGTTACAGAGTTGATAGATGGGATTACTTTAGCGATGAAAATCCTAATGCAGCTTGCACGATCATGCAAAAAGTAAAGGTGGTGGAAGCATGA